TAATACTTCCTTCTCAGTTAACGTATTTCCTAAGAATTCATCTAAACCTATCCCCTTAACTTCGATGTCCTCTATTCCAAATTTCTCTTTAAGAGAATTTATAACGCCCTTACTGGTAGTAACAAAGTCCCAAAACTCAATCCCCTTATTAACGACGTTAGAGTAATTCAATATCTTATCTTCAAATTCCAATAGCGTTCCAGCTATAGTATTATCCTTATCTTCCGAAAACTCTATTAGATATCCACCGTTTAATTTTCTATATTTAATGATTTCATTTACGTTTTCAGACTCTTTTAAGTCCTTTATTATTTGATGGCTTGGTGACGCTATTATAACTTTCACTTTTTTGCTCCCGTAAGGAGAGATCTTAATAGTCCTTATCTTGTGCTGTTTTATTTTTTCAGTCCAACACTCTTTATGTAATATTCTAACCTTTACACTATATAGCTTTTTCATTCCTATATAAACTACTAGTACCTCAATTATAAACCTTTAAATTTTATAATTAGTTTTGGAAGTACAGATCATAAATTAGTTGTTAATAAAAATATGTTAGCAATGTTATATTGCAAATTTTGTAATAGTTAATTCTCAAAAATCATATTTATATATAACTCTTTCATGATGTATTATATTATTTTTTTATAATAAATGCGCAATATAAATTAAGGAATATACAATTAAAGGCTAGAAATAAGGGAATAATAAATGATTTAGCATTTGATTTTCTGAGAAAGAATATAACATATATTATTTGATAATAAAGATAAAATTGAATTCGTATACTTTGGTTTATATATCCCTTGGTAATACAATCACATATGAAACTTAACGATAAAAATATTGTATTACTAATAGTATTACTTATAAGTGGAGCAATGCTTGTCTACCTTACAATAATATCGTATAATGCAGAGATGATATTGTCATCTACTGTTCCCATTCAAATGTTACCTCTAATAATAATAAGTGTAGTGATGATAATATTATCTATATTATTATTCTTTATTAAGTAGCTAAAATATCTGAGAGAATTTCTAGAATTTTAGGATAATTATATCTTTTATCAGCAACTCTAACTTTTACCCTTCTTTCTTGGAGGTGATAAT
The genomic region above belongs to Saccharolobus caldissimus and contains:
- a CDS encoding helix-turn-helix domain-containing protein, producing the protein MKKLYSVKVRILHKECWTEKIKQHKIRTIKISPYGSKKVKVIIASPSHQIIKDLKESENVNEIIKYRKLNGGYLIEFSEDKDNTIAGTLLEFEDKILNYSNVVNKGIEFWDFVTTSKGVINSLKEKFGIEDIEVKGIGLDEFLGNTLTEKEVLILKTALNMGYFNYPRNVKAKDIAEVLGISKQDFLYHLRNSINKIITSIDLDK